One genomic window of Moorella glycerini includes the following:
- a CDS encoding CopG family antitoxin has protein sequence MMTKDKEIPEFASAEEEAVFWEKNSVAPFWDQLETVEVKAERPRKRQICIRLNPTYLSEIKKVALKKGIPYQTLIQMWLVEKLMEQRGR, from the coding sequence ATGATGACTAAAGACAAAGAGATACCCGAATTCGCCAGCGCAGAAGAGGAAGCTGTATTTTGGGAAAAAAATTCTGTCGCGCCTTTCTGGGATCAATTAGAGACAGTGGAAGTTAAGGCTGAAAGGCCCAGAAAGAGGCAAATTTGTATCCGACTTAACCCTACTTATTTGTCTGAAATAAAGAAAGTAGCCTTGAAAAAAGGCATTCCTTACCAGACATTAATTCAGATGTGGCTGGTTGAAAAGTTAATGGAGCAAAGGGGGCGATAA
- a CDS encoding ImmA/IrrE family metallo-endopeptidase, which produces MSIAEAKARLLIKTYQPRYPLDIKEFVKLLGLNKPVEFHECERLPDEVSALVIDKERYESIHILTNANHPVTRQRFGSVHELGHIYLGHKGGLHFYSPGNIYGEDPIEHCEADIFATESLMPVFHVFELAGRIRSPLSLLKAMETFFKVSLEAAARRVIELEIYKRSACILLRDRLPAFSYATNDFYYTWEMLSGFLGEIFTLMKPGQRKVWVYNELAVHTSRMQKGYMLAVLVGGKADLNMKVAEVL; this is translated from the coding sequence ATGAGCATAGCCGAAGCCAAAGCCAGGCTGCTGATCAAAACTTACCAACCCCGTTATCCCCTGGACATAAAAGAATTTGTCAAACTGCTCGGATTGAACAAGCCCGTAGAATTCCATGAATGCGAGAGATTGCCCGACGAAGTAAGCGCCCTCGTAATTGATAAAGAGCGGTATGAAAGCATACATATTCTTACCAATGCTAACCACCCTGTAACCCGGCAACGTTTCGGGAGTGTTCATGAGCTTGGCCATATCTACCTGGGCCATAAAGGCGGGTTGCATTTTTACTCCCCAGGGAACATATACGGCGAAGACCCTATCGAGCATTGCGAAGCTGACATATTCGCCACGGAATCATTAATGCCCGTTTTCCACGTTTTTGAGTTGGCCGGCCGGATAAGATCGCCTCTAAGCCTGCTAAAAGCCATGGAAACCTTCTTCAAAGTGAGCCTGGAGGCAGCCGCCCGGCGGGTAATCGAACTGGAGATCTATAAAAGGTCAGCCTGCATCCTACTTCGTGATAGACTACCTGCCTTCAGCTACGCAACCAACGATTTCTATTACACCTGGGAAATGCTTTCCGGGTTTTTGGGAGAAATTTTTACCCTCATGAAGCCGGGCCAACGTAAGGTCTGGGTATATAACGAGCTTGCCGTTCATACCAGCAGGATGCAAAAAGGATATATGCTGGCGGTACTGGTGGGTGGCAAAGCGGATTTGAATATGAAGGTGGCGGAGGTTTTATGA
- a CDS encoding helix-turn-helix domain-containing protein → MTTTFREHLKEQLQDPQFQKAWEETELAYQVARAVIKLRLDYGLTQEELAQKTGVSQSVISRLESGRHLPSLRYLEKISKSLDYKSGWI, encoded by the coding sequence TTGACGACCACCTTTAGGGAACACCTTAAAGAACAATTACAGGACCCGCAATTCCAGAAGGCGTGGGAAGAAACGGAATTAGCATATCAGGTAGCCCGGGCCGTTATTAAATTGCGCTTGGATTATGGCCTGACCCAGGAAGAACTGGCCCAAAAAACCGGGGTATCTCAATCGGTGATTTCCAGGCTTGAGAGCGGTAGGCATTTACCCTCGCTTCGTTATTTGGAAAAAATATCAAAAAGCTTGGACTACAAATCAGGCTGGATTTAA
- a CDS encoding DUF4160 domain-containing protein — protein MPTICEFLGCKVYMFYQDHSPPHIHVIGKGFRAALSIPDGKLLAGTLPRHVQGVAKMWVRQEAVALMQNWQRAEAGEVLQQVKPPGGR, from the coding sequence TTGCCAACGATATGCGAATTTCTCGGTTGTAAAGTCTATATGTTCTACCAAGATCATTCTCCACCACATATTCATGTCATAGGTAAAGGATTTCGGGCGGCGCTTTCAATACCAGATGGGAAGCTACTGGCGGGAACCCTTCCCCGACATGTTCAGGGAGTAGCAAAAATGTGGGTTAGGCAGGAAGCCGTGGCTTTAATGCAAAACTGGCAGAGGGCAGAAGCAGGTGAGGTATTACAGCAAGTAAAACCTCCAGGAGGACGGTGA
- a CDS encoding tyrosine-type recombinase/integrase has protein sequence MTKRSARKSGTGIKSPTPEGDGLFHNLEIQFEKVYRQAVKDTQGKVSIKTHFRYRDSMKKFLSFCATRFRLQNLRNISDKHLEAYIDYRRGNETSEKTIKGDLAAVRFFHRYIEGARFQLSGNEKFGLASTPDGRADRAWSDGEYKKMIALAERLDRPEVALAMRLARYAGLRVHEITRLSRKDAEQALAAGMLHVKGKGGKERDIPLTTEAVATLKEACEMAASENDKLLVPPGEKTHLVIKRIQNFIRRHRDKVMESGKEVNITFHGLRHAYAREQFRVKVGELKKIRRALAEVSEKLGHNRPEVTKIYLGSQWKR, from the coding sequence ATGACAAAACGTTCAGCGAGGAAGTCCGGTACCGGTATAAAATCACCCACTCCCGAAGGCGACGGCTTATTTCACAATCTCGAAATCCAGTTCGAGAAAGTCTACCGGCAGGCCGTTAAAGATACCCAGGGAAAGGTAAGCATAAAGACCCATTTTCGCTACCGGGACAGCATGAAAAAATTCCTTTCATTTTGTGCCACCAGGTTCCGGTTGCAAAACCTGCGGAATATCAGCGACAAGCACCTGGAGGCCTACATCGATTACCGCCGCGGGAATGAAACAAGCGAGAAAACGATAAAAGGGGACCTGGCGGCAGTCAGATTCTTTCATCGCTACATTGAGGGTGCCAGGTTCCAGCTATCCGGGAACGAAAAATTCGGCCTGGCTTCAACCCCGGACGGCCGGGCGGACCGGGCCTGGAGCGACGGCGAATATAAGAAGATGATAGCCCTGGCGGAAAGACTGGATCGGCCGGAGGTGGCCCTGGCCATGCGCCTGGCCAGATATGCCGGGCTGAGGGTGCACGAAATTACCCGCCTGTCCCGGAAAGATGCCGAACAGGCCCTTGCCGCCGGTATGCTGCATGTGAAGGGCAAAGGCGGAAAAGAACGCGATATCCCCTTGACGACGGAAGCAGTCGCGACCTTAAAAGAAGCCTGTGAAATGGCGGCAAGTGAAAATGACAAACTCCTTGTACCCCCCGGAGAAAAAACCCACCTGGTTATTAAGCGGATCCAGAATTTCATTAGACGGCACCGGGATAAGGTAATGGAATCAGGAAAGGAAGTCAACATTACTTTCCACGGCCTGCGGCACGCTTACGCCCGGGAGCAGTTCCGGGTAAAGGTGGGCGAGTTGAAGAAAATAAGGCGAGCCCTGGCGGAAGTATCGGAAAAACTGGGTCACAACCGGCCGGAAGTTACAAAAATTTACCTGGGATCGCAGTGGAAAAGATGA
- a CDS encoding ISL3 family transposase: MPDQNALFAHALGLTPPWKVTEVIFSKQKGCLDIHVDFERGASFNCPVCGKPGAKAYDTEKQVWRHLDFFQYQAFIIARVPRVECKHGCGVRRVEVPWAQGEGGFTLLFEAQLMRLAKDMPMAAVARLLNEHDTRLWRVVKHYVVAGRAKADFSGVTRIGIDETSARKGHDYITLFVDLDKGALLFATPGRAKDTIAAFVEDFIQHNGNPEAIKEVCCDLSPAFIAGLKEHLSHATIVLDRYHLMQIVNQALDEVRRQESRETDLLKKTRYQWLKNPANLTSKQKASIEALSRCHLKTGRAYRIKLAFQDLFNQPDRKSGEAHLKRWYFWATHCRLQPMIEAAKTIKRHWEGVLSWFNSRISNGLLEGTNSLLQAGKAKARGYRNKANFITISYLIAGNLDFGLPT, from the coding sequence TTGCCCGACCAAAACGCCTTATTTGCCCATGCCCTGGGTCTAACCCCTCCCTGGAAGGTTACCGAAGTTATTTTCTCAAAACAAAAAGGGTGCCTCGATATCCATGTTGATTTTGAGCGCGGTGCAAGCTTTAATTGTCCAGTCTGCGGCAAACCTGGAGCCAAAGCCTATGATACGGAGAAGCAGGTTTGGCGCCATCTGGACTTCTTTCAATATCAAGCCTTCATCATCGCCCGTGTACCCCGGGTAGAGTGTAAACACGGCTGCGGGGTCAGGCGAGTTGAGGTACCCTGGGCTCAAGGGGAGGGCGGGTTTACCCTCTTGTTTGAAGCCCAGCTCATGCGCCTGGCCAAAGATATGCCTATGGCTGCCGTAGCCAGATTATTAAACGAACACGATACCCGGCTGTGGCGGGTAGTAAAACATTACGTGGTGGCCGGCAGAGCCAAGGCCGACTTTAGTGGTGTAACCCGCATCGGTATCGATGAAACCTCCGCCCGGAAAGGACACGATTATATCACCCTGTTTGTGGATTTAGATAAGGGCGCATTACTGTTTGCCACCCCGGGCAGAGCTAAGGATACCATTGCCGCTTTTGTAGAAGATTTTATCCAGCATAACGGTAATCCAGAAGCCATTAAGGAAGTGTGCTGCGACCTTTCACCGGCATTTATTGCCGGCCTTAAGGAGCACCTTTCCCATGCCACCATAGTTTTAGACCGTTATCACCTCATGCAAATAGTCAATCAGGCCCTTGATGAAGTACGACGCCAGGAGAGCCGGGAGACAGACCTTTTAAAGAAGACCCGTTATCAATGGCTTAAGAACCCTGCCAATCTGACCAGTAAACAAAAAGCAAGCATAGAGGCCCTTAGCCGTTGCCATCTAAAAACCGGGCGAGCCTATCGCATCAAGCTGGCCTTCCAGGATCTTTTTAACCAGCCTGATCGGAAGAGTGGCGAAGCCCATCTCAAGCGGTGGTATTTCTGGGCGACCCATTGCCGCCTGCAACCGATGATTGAGGCTGCTAAAACGATTAAACGCCACTGGGAAGGAGTGCTAAGTTGGTTTAACAGCCGTATTTCTAACGGCCTCCTGGAGGGTACCAACAGTCTATTGCAAGCTGGAAAAGCAAAGGCTCGTGGCTATCGTAATAAGGCTAACTTTATTACCATCTCTTATCTTATTGCTGGTAACCTGGATTTTGGTTTACCCACTTGA
- a CDS encoding DUF2442 domain-containing protein, which yields MLREIKSAYPVKDYHLILEFDNGEYKVVDLRQFLKGPVFEPLKDPSYFKQVKVDHDAGTVTWPNGADLDPDVLYSRSLPLRLPGEDIAQG from the coding sequence ATGTTACGGGAAATTAAAAGCGCTTATCCAGTTAAAGACTACCACCTTATCCTGGAATTTGATAACGGCGAATACAAAGTTGTTGACCTGCGTCAATTCCTGAAAGGGCCAGTATTTGAACCTCTTAAAGATCCAAGTTATTTTAAACAGGTAAAGGTAGACCATGATGCAGGGACAGTTACCTGGCCCAATGGCGCAGATTTGGATCCGGACGTGTTATATAGCCGGAGCCTCCCTTTAAGGTTACCAGGGGAAGATATAGCCCAAGGATAG
- a CDS encoding VirD4-like conjugal transfer protein, CD1115 family, with translation MFNKIFAGLTEKTGNNGIGLFLLAIGLITSLAVLYIIDVWLLGPVAAIFAAAYKWLAGGLHEHPNYTVAWWYFQHPLATARAWLGGHLYQPEVRSWWIGLNVLIAVMWTLRRIAWQFDWTIIKTNGIKIKIDDATYGSARWAVKSDLARVCDFGFGPGIVLGALGRVPVRIPPKPKTWMNRHVLVVGAPGSGKSRGYVRPNIFAAVRSGESVLVTDPKGELYRSMADWLKSKGYTVKGFNLVQMEQSDHWNPLAEIRTPLDADVFAQVVISTTETGPKKGGDAFWDRAEQNLLKALALYVTTELPADMRHFGSLYDILAAGDFEQVDALFAKLPPGHPAKGPYNVYAMAGDNVKGGVVIRLGTRLQVFQQEMVRRITGDSDIDLTLPGKGKCAYFIITPDTHGAFDFLASLLFTFLFVRLVEVADTSPNGRLPVQVRFLLDEFANIVSIPEFEKKIATVRSRGLDCHVIVQSIPQLERKYGRTWEEIMACCDTKLIIGVKDDTTARYVSRMLGESTVETKSATREVNPIWGQGLFDDKRSLGITGRELMTPDEIQKMRSRFCIAFLPDGTPPAKLKVLDYEQFPEARELKNVVVMEKREKEKELETGDKTDDGGNDDYRSIEDQKLVEDEGGKAREEKIEKGTRVIETQNNTDSGKTVVPW, from the coding sequence ATGTTCAACAAGATATTTGCTGGTTTGACGGAGAAAACCGGCAACAACGGCATAGGGCTTTTTTTGCTGGCAATCGGCCTTATAACGAGCCTGGCGGTATTGTACATCATCGACGTGTGGTTGCTCGGTCCTGTAGCCGCCATCTTTGCGGCAGCTTATAAATGGCTGGCCGGGGGTCTGCACGAGCATCCCAATTATACTGTGGCCTGGTGGTACTTCCAGCACCCGCTGGCAACCGCCAGGGCCTGGCTGGGCGGCCACCTCTACCAGCCGGAAGTACGTTCCTGGTGGATCGGCCTAAATGTGTTAATTGCAGTAATGTGGACCCTGCGCCGGATAGCCTGGCAATTTGACTGGACGATTATTAAAACCAACGGCATAAAGATAAAAATAGATGACGCCACCTACGGAAGCGCCAGGTGGGCCGTGAAAAGCGACCTGGCGCGAGTTTGCGACTTCGGCTTCGGCCCGGGAATAGTCCTGGGGGCTTTAGGGAGAGTACCAGTGCGTATTCCTCCTAAGCCCAAAACCTGGATGAACCGCCATGTACTCGTGGTCGGTGCACCAGGTTCCGGCAAAAGCCGTGGCTATGTCCGGCCCAATATCTTTGCGGCGGTCCGGTCAGGGGAGAGCGTCCTGGTGACGGATCCCAAGGGCGAGCTTTACCGCAGCATGGCCGATTGGCTAAAGTCAAAAGGGTACACGGTTAAGGGTTTCAATCTGGTCCAAATGGAACAATCGGATCACTGGAACCCTCTGGCAGAGATCCGGACCCCCCTGGATGCCGACGTTTTTGCCCAGGTGGTTATCAGCACAACTGAAACCGGGCCTAAAAAGGGCGGTGACGCCTTCTGGGACCGGGCTGAACAGAACTTGCTAAAAGCACTGGCCCTCTATGTAACCACAGAACTGCCTGCGGATATGCGCCATTTTGGCTCCCTTTATGATATATTAGCTGCAGGTGATTTTGAACAAGTAGATGCCTTGTTCGCTAAACTTCCACCGGGCCATCCAGCAAAAGGACCGTATAATGTTTATGCCATGGCCGGCGATAACGTCAAAGGTGGAGTGGTAATCAGGCTGGGTACCCGGTTGCAAGTTTTTCAGCAAGAAATGGTGCGACGCATAACTGGTGACAGCGATATAGACTTAACGTTACCCGGCAAGGGAAAGTGCGCTTACTTCATCATTACCCCGGATACCCACGGCGCCTTTGATTTTCTGGCTTCACTGCTGTTTACTTTTTTATTCGTCCGGCTGGTGGAGGTTGCTGATACTTCTCCCAATGGCCGTTTACCGGTGCAGGTCAGATTTCTCCTGGATGAGTTCGCCAATATCGTAAGCATTCCGGAGTTTGAAAAGAAAATCGCCACCGTCCGCAGCCGCGGCCTCGACTGCCACGTTATAGTCCAGAGTATTCCCCAGCTGGAAAGGAAATATGGACGGACATGGGAGGAAATAATGGCCTGCTGCGACACGAAGTTAATTATTGGTGTTAAGGACGACACGACCGCCCGTTACGTGAGCCGCATGCTGGGGGAAAGTACTGTGGAAACAAAGAGTGCTACCAGGGAAGTTAATCCTATATGGGGACAGGGGTTATTTGACGACAAGCGTAGCCTTGGTATTACCGGCCGGGAACTGATGACCCCGGACGAGATTCAAAAGATGCGTTCCAGGTTTTGCATAGCCTTTCTCCCTGACGGCACCCCGCCGGCGAAATTAAAAGTGCTGGATTATGAGCAGTTCCCGGAAGCCAGGGAGTTGAAGAATGTTGTAGTCATGGAAAAGAGGGAAAAAGAAAAAGAGCTTGAGACTGGTGATAAAACCGACGATGGCGGGAATGATGATTACCGTAGTATCGAGGACCAGAAACTTGTAGAAGATGAGGGAGGAAAGGCAAGGGAAGAAAAAATAGAAAAAGGGACTAGGGTTATAGAGACGCAAAATAACACGGATAGCGGGAAAACAGTAGTCCCATGGTAA
- a CDS encoding helix-turn-helix domain-containing protein, whose translation MNFGALAKERMGERGLRPCDLARLTGYSQQYISDLISGRRRWNETAIKNVYGVLGLKLRVITDEGLSIGEI comes from the coding sequence ATGAACTTTGGAGCGTTAGCAAAAGAACGAATGGGTGAACGCGGACTAAGACCTTGCGATTTAGCTCGATTAACCGGTTACAGCCAGCAATATATATCTGATCTTATTTCTGGCCGTAGACGTTGGAATGAAACTGCCATAAAAAATGTTTATGGGGTTCTTGGATTAAAATTAAGGGTCATTACAGACGAGGGTTTGAGTATTGGAGAAATCTAA
- a CDS encoding JAB domain-containing protein: protein MVKEKATPYEVQMLSGPLEAALLLRKFLGERDRECMAAIHLDCKNRINSVEIVSIGTLNSSPAHPREVFKGAILANAAAIVLGHNHPSGDPTPSREDIEVTRRMVEAGHILGIQVLDHVIIADDGWVSLKERQLIPIKKAMEA, encoded by the coding sequence ATGGTAAAAGAAAAAGCCACGCCTTATGAGGTACAAATGCTATCCGGGCCATTAGAAGCAGCCCTTTTACTCAGGAAGTTTTTGGGTGAAAGGGACAGGGAGTGTATGGCAGCCATCCATCTTGATTGTAAGAACAGGATAAACAGCGTCGAGATCGTCAGCATCGGCACCCTGAATTCATCGCCGGCCCATCCCCGGGAAGTGTTCAAGGGGGCTATCCTGGCCAACGCGGCAGCGATAGTCCTGGGGCACAACCACCCCAGCGGCGACCCCACCCCCAGCAGGGAGGATATTGAAGTTACCCGACGGATGGTGGAAGCCGGCCATATCCTGGGGATACAGGTACTTGACCACGTCATTATAGCTGATGACGGCTGGGTGTCCTTAAAAGAAAGGCAATTAATACCAATAAAGAAGGCTATGGAGGCCTGA
- a CDS encoding DNA adenine methylase: MEHIQLKPIIKWAGGKSRLINKFLPYFPAEFNNYHEPFLGSGAVFFSLFNEIASRKAKAYISDLNDELINLYEVVRDDVEGIIKVSKEHIYDRDYYYYIRSLDPDKLSRTKRASRMLYLNKTCFNGLWRVNSSGQFNVAFGNYTNPKIVDVPVLRSASSVFKQAKLYCGDFEEVVLENAKSGDFVYLDPPYVPLSSTANFTGYTPYSFAKDDHLRLKRVFTQLVKRGCFVALSNSNTEMAKELYEGYNIKTVSATRAINCNTQKRGAIQELLILSYPDELSRYNYRPLCSINFSTSHI, translated from the coding sequence ATGGAGCACATTCAACTTAAACCCATAATAAAGTGGGCTGGGGGAAAATCGCGCTTAATAAATAAGTTCTTACCTTATTTCCCGGCGGAATTCAACAACTACCATGAACCCTTTTTAGGGAGTGGTGCAGTTTTTTTCAGTTTATTTAACGAAATAGCTTCCAGAAAAGCAAAGGCCTATATTTCCGATTTAAACGATGAACTTATTAATCTTTATGAAGTGGTACGTGACGACGTTGAAGGAATTATTAAAGTTTCTAAGGAGCATATATACGATAGAGACTATTATTATTACATAAGAAGCCTTGATCCAGATAAACTTTCCCGCACCAAAAGAGCCTCACGAATGCTTTATCTTAATAAAACCTGTTTTAACGGGTTATGGAGAGTGAATAGCAGCGGGCAGTTTAACGTGGCTTTTGGCAATTATACTAACCCTAAAATAGTCGATGTACCAGTCCTTCGTAGCGCAAGCAGCGTTTTTAAGCAAGCAAAATTATATTGCGGTGATTTTGAAGAAGTAGTTTTGGAGAACGCTAAAAGCGGTGACTTCGTTTATCTGGATCCCCCTTATGTGCCCCTATCATCTACTGCCAACTTTACGGGGTATACTCCCTATTCTTTTGCCAAAGATGACCATCTGCGCTTAAAGAGGGTATTTACGCAGCTTGTAAAAAGAGGATGTTTTGTGGCACTAAGCAATTCTAATACCGAAATGGCAAAGGAGCTTTATGAAGGATACAACATAAAGACAGTAAGCGCGACCCGGGCGATAAACTGCAATACGCAAAAACGTGGGGCAATCCAGGAACTGCTAATATTGTCTTATCCCGATGAGTTGTCCAGGTATAATTATCGCCCCCTTTGCTCCATTAACTTTTCAACCAGCCACATCTGA
- a CDS encoding phage integrase N-terminal domain-containing protein codes for MLRIQWKPTGNEAYDRLLGQFVERVARYARGGSIQTRMRKYERYRAFLRFLAAQFGPQDIRNIQPRHVAAYIAHRRQAGVQEKTILAELSIIRWWHNQIPWRKYEMPDNKTLFELEEKLNDKTFSEEVRYRYKITHSRRRRLISQSRNPVRESLPAGR; via the coding sequence ATGTTGCGCATCCAGTGGAAGCCGACCGGCAATGAAGCTTACGACAGGCTCCTCGGGCAATTTGTGGAACGGGTGGCCAGGTATGCGCGGGGCGGTTCTATCCAGACGAGAATGAGGAAGTATGAACGCTACCGCGCCTTTTTACGCTTTTTAGCGGCTCAATTCGGACCCCAGGACATCCGCAACATCCAGCCGCGCCATGTGGCGGCCTATATCGCCCACCGCCGCCAGGCGGGGGTGCAGGAAAAGACAATCTTAGCTGAACTCTCAATAATTAGATGGTGGCACAACCAGATCCCCTGGCGCAAATACGAAATGCCGGATAATAAGACCCTGTTTGAACTGGAGGAGAAACTGAATGACAAAACGTTCAGCGAGGAAGTCCGGTACCGGTATAAAATCACCCACTCCCGAAGGCGACGGCTTATTTCACAATCTCGAAATCCAGTTCGAGAAAGTCTACCGGCAGGCCGTTAA
- a CDS encoding BrnT family toxin has translation MFNIKGFEWDNNNVWKPLRHGVGLEEVEEVFYNGPLVKKSRSGRYLALGQTDAGRYITVVFEIKAGSIIRPITARNMDYSEKRLYTKRKGLK, from the coding sequence GTGTTCAATATTAAAGGGTTTGAATGGGATAATAACAATGTGTGGAAACCGTTAAGACATGGGGTGGGCCTGGAAGAAGTTGAAGAAGTGTTCTATAATGGCCCTTTGGTGAAAAAATCACGATCTGGTCGTTATTTGGCTCTCGGTCAAACTGATGCCGGCAGGTACATAACGGTGGTATTTGAAATTAAGGCCGGGTCTATAATAAGACCTATAACCGCCCGCAATATGGATTATAGCGAAAAACGATTATACACCAAAAGGAAAGGGCTGAAATGA
- a CDS encoding DUF3854 domain-containing protein: MQALKDTSEPFRRVSRREPCPICGKTDWCGINSRLAVCMRVESDYPVSNGGWLHKLAPGMVKEEVITPAETNPAAPIAIRDRVYRAFLNSLHLLPEHKKDLLRRGLSEEEIKRNGYKSVPAPTERWRLCKELKDRKYVLTGIPGFYLARGRYGGHYWSFKALPGYYIPVRDREGRIQALQIRLDKPDSYGKYRFFSTPNQTGGSSSGAPCHVARPEDPKDRRVWVTEGPLKADIASRYLGSVFIGVPGVSNWRPAVEAIQELGAREVVIAYDRDKNLKDAVRRAERELKANLRRKGIRVFIASWNQEKGIDDALVSGCEITVKEERGA; this comes from the coding sequence ATGCAAGCGTTAAAGGATACCAGCGAGCCTTTCCGGCGGGTTTCCCGCCGGGAGCCCTGCCCTATCTGCGGCAAAACCGACTGGTGCGGGATTAACTCCCGCCTGGCGGTGTGTATGCGGGTCGAGAGCGATTACCCGGTAAGTAACGGCGGCTGGCTGCATAAGCTGGCCCCTGGAATGGTAAAAGAAGAGGTTATCACGCCGGCGGAAACCAATCCCGCAGCGCCTATAGCGATAAGGGACCGCGTCTACCGGGCCTTTTTAAACTCCCTGCACCTGCTGCCGGAGCATAAAAAAGACCTGTTGCGGCGCGGTTTATCCGAGGAAGAGATCAAAAGAAACGGTTATAAGAGCGTACCGGCGCCCACGGAGCGCTGGCGGCTATGCAAAGAGTTAAAGGATCGGAAATACGTCCTGACCGGCATTCCGGGCTTCTACCTGGCCCGGGGCCGCTATGGCGGCCATTACTGGTCCTTTAAAGCGTTGCCGGGGTATTATATCCCGGTCCGCGACAGAGAGGGCCGCATCCAGGCGCTGCAAATAAGGCTGGATAAACCGGACAGTTACGGCAAGTACCGTTTTTTCAGCACCCCCAATCAAACCGGCGGTTCCTCCTCCGGTGCCCCTTGCCATGTGGCCCGGCCGGAGGACCCAAAAGACCGCCGGGTATGGGTGACGGAAGGGCCGCTGAAAGCCGACATCGCCTCCCGATATCTGGGTTCCGTTTTTATCGGTGTTCCCGGCGTCAGCAACTGGCGCCCGGCGGTAGAGGCAATCCAGGAACTGGGAGCAAGAGAAGTGGTAATAGCCTATGACCGCGATAAGAACTTGAAAGACGCCGTAAGGCGTGCGGAAAGAGAATTAAAGGCAAATTTGAGAAGAAAAGGCATAAGAGTATTTATAGCCTCCTGGAATCAGGAAAAGGGAATAGACGACGCCCTGGTTTCGGGATGCGAAATAACGGTAAAAGAAGAAAGGGGAGCGTAA
- a CDS encoding helix-turn-helix domain-containing protein gives MNRIRELREAKGISGTKLAEMLGISPQHLYDLEKGKRRLNETFINRLTEIFNVTSDYLLGKDIIVNKQKKYENDEATRLFARLSGLTPEGREKVLRELEWIEELERKRFLERKKKQNQEKN, from the coding sequence ATGAATCGTATAAGGGAATTGCGAGAAGCAAAAGGAATAAGTGGAACAAAACTAGCGGAAATGCTAGGAATATCCCCCCAACATTTATATGACTTGGAAAAAGGTAAACGGCGTTTAAACGAAACCTTTATTAATCGTCTAACCGAGATATTTAATGTTACAAGTGATTATCTATTGGGTAAAGACATTATCGTAAATAAACAAAAGAAGTATGAAAACGACGAAGCCACCCGCCTCTTTGCCCGCCTCAGCGGCCTGACTCCTGAAGGACGGGAGAAGGTGTTGCGTGAACTGGAATGGATTGAAGAGCTTGAAAGAAAAAGGTTCCTTGAAAGAAAGAAAAAGCAAAATCAGGAAAAAAATTAG